In Salinibacterium sp. ZJ70, one DNA window encodes the following:
- a CDS encoding diacylglycerol kinase family protein: MPEAADQPRRAAVIFNPVKADVERLRASVAAAESAAGWAKSLWLETTVAEPGGGLAARAVAEGVDLVIAAGGDGTVRFVGEALRNTGVPLALVPAGTGNLLARNLGLDVNPSRLDALVEIAFTGVDHAIDTGTIVIQRPGDAPSETHVFLVMTGIGLDAKMIANTDPELKRRVGWLAYVGAIGRVLIDREVLRVRYRLDGHEQRTSRVHTVLVGNCGQLPGNIALLPDAEVDDGLLDIVTLRPEGFFGWFRVWWGIVWENGVLRRSSAGRKLLTLRSTQVRALSYLRGRSYELTLDHPEEFELDGDEFGMVTGFRAHVDPASLLVRLPRES; this comes from the coding sequence ATGCCCGAAGCCGCCGACCAGCCGAGACGCGCGGCCGTGATCTTCAACCCGGTCAAGGCCGATGTCGAGCGTCTGCGCGCCTCCGTGGCCGCCGCCGAGAGCGCGGCCGGTTGGGCGAAGAGCCTGTGGCTCGAGACGACCGTCGCGGAGCCGGGCGGCGGACTTGCGGCGCGTGCCGTCGCGGAAGGCGTCGACCTCGTCATCGCGGCGGGAGGCGACGGCACGGTGCGCTTCGTCGGCGAGGCGCTGCGCAACACGGGTGTGCCGCTCGCGCTCGTTCCCGCCGGCACTGGCAACCTCCTCGCCCGCAACCTGGGTCTCGACGTGAACCCGTCGCGGCTCGACGCGCTCGTGGAGATCGCCTTCACGGGCGTCGATCACGCGATCGACACGGGCACGATCGTGATCCAGCGCCCCGGCGACGCCCCGAGCGAGACGCACGTGTTCCTCGTGATGACCGGCATCGGCCTCGACGCGAAGATGATCGCCAACACCGACCCCGAGCTGAAGCGCCGGGTCGGATGGCTCGCGTACGTCGGTGCGATCGGCCGCGTCCTCATCGACAGGGAGGTGCTGCGCGTGCGGTACCGCCTCGACGGCCACGAACAGCGCACCTCGCGTGTGCACACGGTGCTCGTCGGCAACTGCGGGCAGCTGCCCGGCAACATCGCGCTCCTGCCCGACGCGGAGGTCGACGACGGTCTCCTCGACATCGTCACACTGCGCCCCGAAGGATTCTTCGGGTGGTTCCGCGTGTGGTGGGGGATCGTGTGGGAGAACGGCGTGCTGCGGCGTTCGAGCGCCGGGCGCAAGCTCCTCACCCTGCGCAGCACCCAGGTGCGCGCCCTCAGCTACCTGCGCGGGCGCAGCTACGAGCTCACCCTCGACCACCCGGAGGAGTTCGAGCTCGACGGCGACGAGTTCGGCATGGTCACCGGATTCCGGGCGCACGTCGACCCCGCGTCGCTCCTCGTGCGCCTGCCGCGCGAGAGCTGA